GTGCTGTCGGGCGCGCCGATCAGCTTGAGCGTGGCGATCTCCCGCAGCTTGTCGATGGTGAGCGTGTAGATGATCAGCGCGATGATGACGGTGGAGACCAGCATCAGGATCGACGTGAACAGGCCGATCTGGCGACGCGCCATCTCGACCACGGAGCGCGAGAGGATTGCTTCCTGCTCGTCCTGCGACAGCGCATTGAGGTGTTTCCAGCGCCGAACCGTCTCGGTGACGGCGCTCACCGAAGAGTTGGGCGTCAGCGTGGCCAGGACGGCGTTGACGATATCATTGGAGGCGCCGCCGGCCCCACGCGCCTGCTCGCGGCGTTGCGCGGCGGGTGACAGGTCGAATTGAAGCTTCTGCGAATCCTGGAGCGAAATATAGGCCACCGGGTCGCCGCCAGTCGCAACCTGCCCCCGCGTCGTGCCGACAACCTGGAACCGGTTGCGGCCGAGAATGATGACATCGCCAAGGGCAAGGCCGCTTTTCTCATCGGCGATCAGCTCGAAATGGCTGCGCGTGATCTGCCGGCCGCCGGCCAGAACCGACGGTCCGCCCGGGCGTCCCGGCTCGAAGCCGACGACGAAAAGACGCAGCGCCAGGCCCCTGAAGTGCGCCTCGATGTTCTGGTAGGTGACGGCGCCGGCCTGGTTGACACCCGAGATGCGTGCGACGGCTTCGCGGGTGTCGCCGGGTATGCGGGAGGCCTCCGCGAAAGGGCCGCGGCTCCTTGCCTCCACGATCCAGACCTGCGCGCCCGGCGCGCGCGCAATTCCCAAGGCATCGGCGACAAGACCCCGGTAGATGCCGATCATCGACAAGACGACGCCCAGCAGCAGGCTCAACCCGGCGCAGGTCAAAAGGAATCGCCCCGCATTGTGCCGTATGTCGCGTATGGCGAGGTTCATCGCCGAGGCACCTGATCGACGGTCACGGAGCGTCCTTCGCGGAACCGCGGGTGGCGGCTCGTGACGATGGTGACACCATCGTGGCCGGAGACCACCTCGTAGCGGCCATCGATCGTCCGGTGACCAACGACGATTGCGCGGCGGACGAGCCGTCCGTCGTCGACGGCCCAGACCTTGCCGCGTCCATGCACCAGTTCGTCAATGGCTGTTTCCGGCACCAGCGTTGCGCGCGCGAGCGTGGCCGCGGTGACCACGACTTCCGCCTGTTCGCCCAGAACATAGGCCGGGGGGCAGTTCTGGCAGACGACGTAGATGCGCCGCTCCTCGTTAACCCGATCACTCTCGAGACCGATACGGGCGACACGACCGCTGAAGGCCTGCCCGGGAAGGGAACGAAGACGGATCAGGACTTGATGTCCCTCGGCGATCAAGCCTGACCGCGCCTCATCGAGATAGGCGAGGATCCAGTAGGTCGCCGGATCCACCAGCGTGAACAGGGTCTCACCTGCGGCCGCGACACCGCCGAGCTCTCGGGATCGGGAGATGACCAGAGCATCGAACGGTGCGCGCAGCTCATGCTGGTTGAGCACGACGCCCTCGAACGCGAACTGGGCGCGGGAATCCTCCAGGCGTGCCCGGGCCGCCGTGACCTCGCTCCGCGCGACCAGCGTGTCGGCAAGTGCGGTCGCTTCTGTCAGCTGGGCCTCCTCGGCCTGCTCGACCGAGACCGTCCCTCTGGCAAGCAGGGTCTGGCGCCTCTGGTTCGCCTGTTGCCTCTGAGCGTGCACGACCGAGGCGCGATTGGAGACAGCTTCCGCGACCGCCAGGGCCGCCTCCGCATTGGCAATGCCGGACCGTGCCTTCGCCGCTCGGGCCTGCTGCTCGCGGGGATCGATGCGGGCGAGCAGCGCGCCGGCCGCAACGCGATCACCGTGGTCGGCCGTCAGCTCGACAAGTGTTCCGGAGACTTTGAAGCCGACCCGCGTGACGATCCGCGCTTCGACGGTCCCGAGCGCGAAGACCTCGACCGGCACGTTGTCGATGGTCTGCGCTCCGGCAACGGCGATCGGAGCGAAGCGCATGAGCCAGACGAAAGCACCCGCCGCGAGCGCTACCGCCACCACGACGATCGTCCACAATGATCTGGCTCGCAGGCGCATGACACATTCCCCGCCACCACCGGCGCCATGCCCCAGAGGCAGGCGTGTAGATCGGCATTGTTTCACCTTTAGAGTGCGATCGACCTAACCGATATGATCGAGATCATTCTGGATCGACCCCGGCCAGACTAGTTTCGCCTTGATCTCGGTTGCAGGCTCGGAAAGAAAAGTGTGATGGGTACGTCCCAAGGTCGCTCTCGCCTTTTCGGTCTGGCTCTGGCGCTGGCCTGCTCCACACCACTCGCTTGTGAGGCAGGTGCCGTCACACCAGCAGGTGCCTTGCCGACCCATGCCAGACTGAGCCATCCGCCGAGACTAGATCAGACGCAATATTCGCAGGCGACCCGCGAGCAGGTGGAAACGTCGGCGCGCCAGCTTCTGGCAACTGCGCGAAAGGGACGCCCGTTCACGACGCAGCGTGGCGTCAAGCGGATCCCCATCGAGATCAACGGCGAGACATATGGCACCCTCTGGGAGGATACCGATCTCGGGTTGGTGGGATTGGGCGCCCACTGGGAGAGCCAGGGCGGCATGCGTGTCGAGCTGGTGCGGGATGGACGGGTCATCGGGATGATGTGGATCGAAGATGCCCGATGAAGACCGAGGCGCGTTTGGACGATTGCGCAGCATGGCGCTCTTGTCGCGTCTGCGCGCCTATCGCGATCTGTTTGGCTATCTGGCGTTAGCCTTGGTCGGATTGTTCGCCGCGGGAATCTATTGGTATCTCTACGTCGCGCCCGTGGTTCTTCGCATTGCTGTCGCGCCGGCCGGCAGCGAGGTGGCGGAGCTCTTCGCGGCCATGGCGACGGCTTCCGAGCGGGAGCGGCTGCGAATCCGTCTCGTCGTCGCCCCGTATACGAACCTCGTCGAGACGTCCGCCGCGATCGATGCCGGCGATGCGGATCTGGCAATCGTGCGATCGGACTTCCGGTTGCCGTCGACGGGCCAGGCGGTCGCGATCGTGCACCAGAATATAGCTATCCTGCTCGCGTGCCCGGCAGTTCCAAGGGCCAGCGTTCGCCCCAGAGCGGGAGCCGCGGCCCCGTCTGCTCCTGTGAAAGCCATCCAGGGATTTGCCGATCTGAGGGGCCGCCGCGTCGCGGTACTGGGTCGTGGACCTGCGAACCTTGCCCTGTTCGACAAGCTCGCCGCCTATCATGGCATTTCGGCGCGGGACGCGGATGTGATTGCGTTGTCCAGCGCAACCGAAGTGGCAGCGGCGACTGCCGTGAAGCCGATCGATGCCATCTTCGTCAGCCCGGCTCGCGGCGATCGCTTCATCGTCGACGCGATCCAGGCCCTGAAATGCCCAGGTGACATGAGACCCGCCGTCGTGCCGCTGGCCGAGAGCGCGGTGCTTGCAACCCGCAACAAGATCTTTTCGTCGGTGGACCTGGTCGCCGGCGAATTCGGGGCCAATCCGCCAATGCCGCCCGAATCTGTTGCGACGCTGGGCTTCCCGTCGATTCTGGTGTCCCGAAACACCCTCTCCAGTGCCAAGGTCGAGGAGTTCACCAGGCAGCTTTTCAACCAGAGACAGTCGATGGTCGCGCAATATCCATCGGCCGGCCGCTTTGAAGCCCTTCCGACCGATCGAGGGTCGTCGTTCGCCCTCCATCCCGGCGCTGCCGCCTATTACGACGCCGACAGCAAGGGCCTGTTCGAAGCCTATGAGACCTTGATCTACATTGTGCTGTTCGGTGCCAGCGGCATCATCTCCGCGGGTCTCTGGCTGCTTGGCTTTCTCTTCCCCAGGAAAAAGCGTGTTCTCCACGCCGACCATAATGCGCTCAGCCATCTGATCGAGCGCGCAAGGCAGGCGCAGAGCACGCGCGAACTCGACGAGATCACGATTGAAGCGGATCACATCCTAAAAGCTCTGTCCGAGCGGATGCTGGATGGTGAGGTCGACACGGAACTGAAGCCAGCCTTCGACATGATCAGCGAGCGGCTTTCGGCGGCTATCGCCGAGCAGCGAAGCCGTCTCGCCATGCCGGCCGGGCCTGCCGAGCCAGCATCGCCGATGGCGATCATTCCTCCACCATCGACGGTTCCGGAAGGAAAAGCCGATCAGAGCGGATAGGCGCGTTCCTCGTCGGCAGAATGCCTGAGAACGGCTCGGCCTCCCGAGAAGGCGATGACGTCGCCCTGGCCGAACGACTGCCATTGTTCATCAGTCAATGGAACGCTGGCCACGAGGGAAACCATCTGATCTCCGCTCGCCATCACGACGCCATTCTGGGAAGACGGGTTCTCGTCAAAACGGCACTGACGCTGAAGGAACACAAGGCCCGGCGGTTCGACCGTCTGCGTGGGGAGTTGCTTACGACGATCGCCGTGAGCGAACAGGGCATCGCCATCCGAGTAGAGAAAGTTCGCGGGCCCAAGTGGCCTCAGTTCAGATGCAAAGGCCGCAACGACTGACAATCGGGCTTCAAGTGATGGGGCGGCTCGCGGCTCGGACCAGACCTCCTGTAGACGTTCAAGAAGATTGCAAAAGGCTTGTTCCGAGTCCGTCTCTCCGATGGGGGCAAACCGGCCCAGGCGAAATCTCGGTGAGGTCAGCATCTCGGGCATCCAGCCATTGTGGCTGAAGACGTGCATGCGGCCGGCGAGTTCCCGGGCGAATGGCTGAGCATTGCGGTAGGCAGGCTCGCCCATCGTTGCCTTCCGGATATGGGCCATGACGATGGTGCTTCGCAGGTCATGGGCGGCGACAAAGCGAACCCAGTCACTTTGGTCCGCCGGACCGACGTCCTTGATAAGACGGACATCGCGACCTTCGTAATAGGCCACTCCCCAGCCATCCCGAATAAGCGTCGGTGGGCCTCCATGGGCTGCGAGCCTGGGGAGCGAGAGGCTCAGTGTGGCGGGTTTGCTGCTCGACATTCCGAGAAGTTCGCACATTGGCCCACCGATCTGCTTGTTCAGCACGCATGGCCTGCATTGCCGGGCAACCGCATTCGGCCGGGCACCATCGCTTGCCGACCTCACATCTGGTTCGTCACGCTTTGCGTCGTATCGTTCCGTCCAGACGGGTGGCCTCGGCGATCGTGTTCGAGATCGTGCCGTACTTCCGGACATTCTTGTGCAGGAGTTCCAGGCGCTGGTCCGTCTCGTCGGTGTCGACAATCAGTTGGTAGTCGATCGAAACCATCTTGGGAGGACTGTCCTGCCGCACGCCGCGCAGCTTCACCTCGACGCCTCGCAACTCGAAGGCGATCATCGGCATGACACGCTCGATGCCCTTGATCATGCATGCGGCTACGGCTGCGAGGAGAAGCTCTGCCGGGTTGAAGGCATCGATCCGGCCGGCGAGATCCGTGTCGAGGACGATCTCCGCCGACTTCGTGGTGGCGACCGCCCCATGCGCGTCAATGCGCCTGGCTTCGACTTGATATTCCAGTTTCACGCTGCCAGCCATTTCGCGAGGTCCTCGGACTTCGGCAGGCCACCGGCATGGACGACCTTGCCATCGATGACGATGCCGGGTGTGGAGACGATTCCGTAGCCCGCGATTGCCGCGTAATCGGTGATCTTCTCGACAACCACCGGAACACCCAGCCGAGCGGCTTCCGACTTCACCATATCCTCGGTCGTCTGGCAGCGCTTGCAGCCCGGGCCGAGTACCTTAACGTCCTTCATGATGATGATCCCTTGATCAGGTGAAGAGCAGATTGAACAGGAAGCCGACGGACAGAATTCCCGTCGCGACGACGCCGACGAAGACAGCGATCAGCTTGAGATTGAGAACCTTGCGCAGGATGATCATCTCGGGGAACGACAAGGCGATCACGCTCATCATGAAGGCGAGCACCGTGCCGAGTGCCGCACCTTTGCCAAGCAGCGCCTCGACCACCGGTATGATGCCCGCGGCGTTGGAATACATGGGAATGCCGATCAGAACCGCTGCGGGGACAGACCACCAGGTGTCCTTGCCCATGATGGACGCGAGAAGGTCGGCAGGGACATAGCCGTGGATGAAGGCGCCAGCCGCAATGCCGACGATGATCCAGATCCAGACACGCCCGACGATATCCTTCACCGCCTCGATACCGGCTTGAATCCGATCAACGATGGTCAGGTTTTCCGGCGGAAGATCGATGGCACTCGCGCGGACATTGCGGACCCAGTCCTGGAGCCAATGCTCAAGGTGCAGCCGGCCGATGACCCAGCCCGACAAGATGGCAACGGCAAGGCCGAACCCGAGATAGGTCAGAGCGACCTTCCAGCCGAGGAGTGCCAGAAGCAGACCCAGTGCCACCTCGTTGATCATCGGGGCGGCGATCAGGAAGGAGAACGTC
This region of Phreatobacter aquaticus genomic DNA includes:
- a CDS encoding ABC transporter permease codes for the protein MNLAIRDIRHNAGRFLLTCAGLSLLLGVVLSMIGIYRGLVADALGIARAPGAQVWIVEARSRGPFAEASRIPGDTREAVARISGVNQAGAVTYQNIEAHFRGLALRLFVVGFEPGRPGGPSVLAGGRQITRSHFELIADEKSGLALGDVIILGRNRFQVVGTTRGQVATGGDPVAYISLQDSQKLQFDLSPAAQRREQARGAGGASNDIVNAVLATLTPNSSVSAVTETVRRWKHLNALSQDEQEAILSRSVVEMARRQIGLFTSILMLVSTVIIALIIYTLTIDKLREIATLKLIGAPDSTIVGLIIQQALAMGAIGFAIGVALVLLAKDNFPRRVIIEAADVGMIGIVVFGVCVIASGLGVRLALKVDPAKALGG
- a CDS encoding efflux RND transporter periplasmic adaptor subunit, giving the protein MRLRARSLWTIVVVAVALAAGAFVWLMRFAPIAVAGAQTIDNVPVEVFALGTVEARIVTRVGFKVSGTLVELTADHGDRVAAGALLARIDPREQQARAAKARSGIANAEAALAVAEAVSNRASVVHAQRQQANQRRQTLLARGTVSVEQAEEAQLTEATALADTLVARSEVTAARARLEDSRAQFAFEGVVLNQHELRAPFDALVISRSRELGGVAAAGETLFTLVDPATYWILAYLDEARSGLIAEGHQVLIRLRSLPGQAFSGRVARIGLESDRVNEERRIYVVCQNCPPAYVLGEQAEVVVTAATLARATLVPETAIDELVHGRGKVWAVDDGRLVRRAIVVGHRTIDGRYEVVSGHDGVTIVTSRHPRFREGRSVTVDQVPRR
- a CDS encoding TAXI family TRAP transporter solute-binding subunit, with translation MPDEDRGAFGRLRSMALLSRLRAYRDLFGYLALALVGLFAAGIYWYLYVAPVVLRIAVAPAGSEVAELFAAMATASERERLRIRLVVAPYTNLVETSAAIDAGDADLAIVRSDFRLPSTGQAVAIVHQNIAILLACPAVPRASVRPRAGAAAPSAPVKAIQGFADLRGRRVAVLGRGPANLALFDKLAAYHGISARDADVIALSSATEVAAATAVKPIDAIFVSPARGDRFIVDAIQALKCPGDMRPAVVPLAESAVLATRNKIFSSVDLVAGEFGANPPMPPESVATLGFPSILVSRNTLSSAKVEEFTRQLFNQRQSMVAQYPSAGRFEALPTDRGSSFALHPGAAAYYDADSKGLFEAYETLIYIVLFGASGIISAGLWLLGFLFPRKKRVLHADHNALSHLIERARQAQSTRELDEITIEADHILKALSERMLDGEVDTELKPAFDMISERLSAAIAEQRSRLAMPAGPAEPASPMAIIPPPSTVPEGKADQSG
- a CDS encoding class II glutamine amidotransferase, with translation MSGSTARSRTRSPRPPVWTERYDAKRDEPDVRSASDGARPNAVARQCRPCVLNKQIGGPMCELLGMSSSKPATLSLSLPRLAAHGGPPTLIRDGWGVAYYEGRDVRLIKDVGPADQSDWVRFVAAHDLRSTIVMAHIRKATMGEPAYRNAQPFARELAGRMHVFSHNGWMPEMLTSPRFRLGRFAPIGETDSEQAFCNLLERLQEVWSEPRAAPSLEARLSVVAAFASELRPLGPANFLYSDGDALFAHGDRRKQLPTQTVEPPGLVFLQRQCRFDENPSSQNGVVMASGDQMVSLVASVPLTDEQWQSFGQGDVIAFSGGRAVLRHSADEERAYPL
- a CDS encoding OsmC family protein encodes the protein MAGSVKLEYQVEARRIDAHGAVATTKSAEIVLDTDLAGRIDAFNPAELLLAAVAACMIKGIERVMPMIAFELRGVEVKLRGVRQDSPPKMVSIDYQLIVDTDETDQRLELLHKNVRKYGTISNTIAEATRLDGTIRRKA
- a CDS encoding thioredoxin family protein; amino-acid sequence: MKDVKVLGPGCKRCQTTEDMVKSEAARLGVPVVVEKITDYAAIAGYGIVSTPGIVIDGKVVHAGGLPKSEDLAKWLAA
- a CDS encoding permease, whose amino-acid sequence is MTETPRGGPRPLIWVVGTILFVVAWFLAYGQLVPVSEWVVGQLPLAPGSGAYEAIKFFIYDTPKVLMLLTLVVFAMGMIRSFFSPERTRALLAGRAEGLGNVAAASLGIFTPFCSCSAVPLFVGFVSAGVPLGVTFSFLIAAPMINEVALGLLLALLGWKVALTYLGFGLAVAILSGWVIGRLHLEHWLQDWVRNVRASAIDLPPENLTIVDRIQAGIEAVKDIVGRVWIWIIVGIAAGAFIHGYVPADLLASIMGKDTWWSVPAAVLIGIPMYSNAAGIIPVVEALLGKGAALGTVLAFMMSVIALSFPEMIILRKVLNLKLIAVFVGVVATGILSVGFLFNLLFT